Proteins found in one Nitratiruptor sp. SB155-2 genomic segment:
- the ccoG gene encoding cytochrome c oxidase accessory protein CcoG: protein MATATAKPNRAKEYLKNWVPYRYKRYVMFAIVTIVSLVLPWIRINGNHFFLLNFDHMQLHLFFVRFDMQELYLMPFLLWILFFGIFFITTLGGRVWCGWSCPQTIFRVIYRDLIETKLLHLRKRISNKQIEPDMSKPENKVKKVIAILIWSVLAFIAAADFLWYFVPPEDFIRYIQDPANHTILMGFWVGIALFLIADVVFIKENFCIYICPYARVQSVLYDEDTFQTVYDYKRGGRIYDEHGNLIVHNKKELKSQKEDAECTLCESCVKVCPTHIDIRKGMQLECINCLECADACTKVMGALGKESLVRWTSYYALESGKPTRVFRFRIIAYIVMLTIAFVALFWMGSKKEHMLLNINRTSQLYKIEPDGKVKNTYVFLFQNTERQKHKYYFEVVNNKDIKIERPRKPFTVIPGKKVKKVVVLYTDKVLVKNSKKDTPIPIKIKAYAVDDPKKIAVYRNTIFVFPRWDIYQKHLKK from the coding sequence GCGAAACCCAATCGAGCCAAAGAGTACCTGAAGAACTGGGTACCATACAGGTACAAGCGGTACGTGATGTTTGCGATTGTTACGATCGTAAGCTTGGTGCTGCCCTGGATACGAATAAACGGGAACCACTTTTTTCTATTGAACTTCGATCATATGCAGCTGCATCTTTTTTTCGTACGGTTCGATATGCAAGAACTGTACCTAATGCCGTTTTTGCTATGGATTCTGTTTTTCGGGATCTTTTTCATCACCACCCTTGGTGGTCGGGTATGGTGCGGATGGAGCTGTCCACAGACTATTTTCAGAGTGATCTATAGAGATCTGATCGAAACGAAACTGCTGCACTTGAGAAAACGGATCAGCAATAAACAGATCGAACCGGATATGAGTAAACCGGAGAATAAAGTCAAAAAAGTGATCGCGATTCTCATCTGGTCCGTTCTCGCATTCATCGCGGCGGCAGATTTTCTGTGGTACTTCGTTCCACCGGAAGACTTCATCAGATATATCCAAGATCCGGCCAACCATACGATCTTGATGGGATTTTGGGTAGGGATCGCTCTATTCTTGATCGCGGACGTGGTGTTCATCAAAGAGAATTTTTGTATCTACATCTGTCCATACGCAAGAGTACAGTCTGTGCTGTACGATGAAGATACCTTCCAGACAGTGTATGACTATAAACGGGGCGGAAGAATCTACGATGAACATGGTAACCTGATCGTGCACAACAAAAAAGAGCTCAAATCCCAAAAAGAGGATGCAGAGTGTACCTTGTGTGAATCTTGCGTCAAAGTGTGTCCTACCCATATCGATATCCGAAAAGGGATGCAGCTAGAGTGCATCAACTGCTTGGAGTGCGCAGACGCCTGTACGAAAGTGATGGGGGCACTTGGAAAAGAGAGCCTGGTACGCTGGACAAGCTACTACGCACTAGAGAGTGGTAAACCAACCCGAGTCTTTCGATTTCGAATCATCGCCTACATCGTGATGCTCACCATCGCATTCGTGGCTCTGTTCTGGATGGGAAGCAAAAAAGAGCATATGCTTCTTAACATCAACAGGACAAGCCAGCTCTATAAAATAGAACCAGACGGCAAAGTGAAAAACACTTACGTCTTCTTGTTCCAAAACACAGAGCGACAAAAACATAAATACTACTTCGAAGTAGTCAACAACAAAGATATCAAGATCGAGCGGCCACGAAAACCGTTTACTGTCATTCCTGGCAAAAAAGTGAAAAAGGTTGTGGTGCTCTATACAGACAAAGTATTGGTGAAAAACAGCAAAAAAGATACACCGATCCCAATCAAGATCAAAGCCTATGCGGTGGATGATCCAAAAAAGATCGCAGTGTACAGAAACACCATCTTCGTCTTCCCGCGTTGGGATATCTATCAAAAACATCTGAAAAAATAG
- a CDS encoding NifB/NifX family molybdenum-iron cluster-binding protein, protein MKVAIPVKMNKKDSAISPLFGHAKWFAFIENGNITIKQNPHDGGVQVVEWLLDEGIDVVITQHIGLKPFTLLQKMDVDVYYPGDSRITIDEAMQCFNQNRCEKITFDSIEKFARHKH, encoded by the coding sequence ATGAAAGTAGCAATACCGGTAAAAATGAATAAAAAAGATTCAGCGATTTCGCCACTGTTTGGCCATGCCAAATGGTTTGCATTTATTGAAAATGGAAATATCACGATCAAACAGAATCCGCACGATGGAGGAGTACAGGTAGTGGAATGGCTTTTGGATGAAGGGATAGATGTGGTGATCACACAACATATTGGACTCAAGCCTTTTACACTGTTACAAAAAATGGATGTAGATGTATATTATCCGGGAGATAGTCGAATTACCATAGATGAAGCGATGCAGTGTTTCAACCAAAACAGATGTGAAAAGATCACATTTGACTCGATTGAGAAATTTGCACGGCATAAACATTGA
- a CDS encoding NAD(P)/FAD-dependent oxidoreductase, producing the protein MKKVVVLGGGFAGVEAAIFLRKEGFEVDLISPRPYMYIYPTSIWVPVYEAEFADVCIPMSDLSNVHGFTYIQDTIEKIDAKNRKAYGKKGEYSGNFLVIAMGAGKVKHEGSEHYMSICGEPQDAIRMRDRLDLLITEKGHGKIAMGFGGNPKDSSAVRGGPAFEMIFNVHNYLKKKGLRDKFELTFFATMAEPGKRLGPQALKMMDVFFNKLGIKKHFGKKIKRFEQDGIVFEDDSFLESDYTMFIPANAGHPVFQESDLPLSEAGFILVDEYCEVKDKPGVYAIGDSAYIQGPQWRAKQGHIAEVMARNTANNIAIDAGVKVGKKESYIEHLNIICVMDSGDGAAFVYRDDKRGFMLPMPVVGHWLKKGWGWYCRNSKLEKIPRLPGL; encoded by the coding sequence ATGAAAAAGGTTGTTGTGCTTGGAGGAGGATTTGCTGGAGTCGAGGCGGCAATATTTTTGAGAAAAGAGGGATTTGAAGTTGATCTCATTTCGCCTAGACCTTACATGTATATCTATCCAACTTCGATTTGGGTACCTGTGTATGAGGCTGAATTTGCAGATGTATGTATTCCTATGAGTGATTTGAGCAATGTCCATGGTTTTACATATATTCAAGACACTATAGAAAAAATTGATGCAAAAAACAGAAAAGCCTATGGCAAAAAGGGTGAATATAGCGGCAATTTTTTGGTTATCGCTATGGGTGCCGGGAAAGTCAAGCATGAAGGAAGTGAACATTATATGAGTATCTGCGGGGAGCCCCAAGATGCAATCCGGATGCGAGACAGACTCGATCTTTTGATAACCGAAAAGGGTCATGGAAAAATTGCCATGGGATTTGGAGGCAATCCAAAAGATAGTTCTGCCGTGCGTGGGGGACCAGCATTTGAGATGATCTTCAATGTGCATAACTACCTCAAGAAAAAGGGTCTTCGAGACAAGTTTGAGCTCACCTTTTTTGCGACAATGGCAGAACCCGGGAAAAGACTTGGCCCACAAGCATTGAAAATGATGGATGTTTTCTTCAATAAACTGGGTATCAAAAAACATTTTGGGAAGAAAATCAAACGGTTCGAGCAAGATGGCATCGTTTTTGAAGATGATAGCTTTTTAGAGAGTGACTATACGATGTTCATACCTGCAAATGCCGGTCACCCTGTCTTTCAAGAATCGGATCTGCCTCTTAGTGAAGCCGGTTTTATTTTAGTGGATGAGTATTGTGAAGTTAAAGATAAGCCAGGAGTTTACGCCATAGGTGACAGCGCTTATATCCAAGGACCACAGTGGAGAGCAAAGCAGGGACATATCGCCGAAGTGATGGCGCGAAATACAGCAAACAATATTGCAATTGATGCAGGTGTGAAAGTTGGGAAAAAGGAGAGCTATATCGAGCATCTCAATATCATCTGCGTTATGGACAGTGGCGACGGAGCGGCCTTTGTCTACCGTGATGACAAGAGAGGATTTATGTTGCCTATGCCTGTCGTGGGACACTGGCTCAAAAAAGGATGGGGATGGTACTGTCGAAACTCTAAACTGGAAAAGATTCCAAGGCTTCCGGGACTTTAA
- a CDS encoding DUF4492 domain-containing protein, with the protein MFTKLSPIINFYIYGFRNMSKLGRKLWLIIAIKLFIFFVVIKMLFFPDILQEKFHSDKERADYVMKNLLGGEK; encoded by the coding sequence ATGTTTACAAAACTTTCACCTATAATAAATTTTTATATTTACGGCTTTCGAAATATGAGCAAGCTTGGTAGAAAGCTGTGGCTCATTATCGCAATAAAGTTATTTATTTTTTTTGTGGTAATCAAGATGCTCTTTTTTCCTGATATCCTGCAAGAGAAGTTTCATTCGGATAAGGAAAGAGCAGACTATGTTATGAAAAATCTCTTGGGAGGGGAAAAATGA